The Glycine max cultivar Williams 82 chromosome 12, Glycine_max_v4.0, whole genome shotgun sequence genome window below encodes:
- the LOC100794294 gene encoding uncharacterized protein, with protein sequence MPFGEALQQMPLYSKFMKDILTKKGKYIDNENIVVGGNCSAIIQRKLPKKFKDPGSVTIPCTIGKETVNKALIDLGASINLMPLSMCKRIGNLKIDPTKMTLQLEDRSITRPYGVVEDVLVKVRHFTFPVDFVIMDIEEDADIPLILGRPFMLTANCVVDMGNGNLELSIDNQKITFDLFKAMKYP encoded by the coding sequence GAAGGACATCCTCACCAAGAAGGGGAAGTACATAGACAATGAGAACATTGTGGTAGGGGGTAACTGCAGCGCTATAATACAGAGGAAGCTACCCAAGAAGTTTAAGGATCCCGGAAGTGTTACCATCCCATGCACCATAGGGAAGGAGACAGTGAATAAGGCCCTCATTGACTTAGGAGCAAGCATCAATCTGATGCCCTTGTCAATGTGCAAAAGAATTGGGAATCTGAAGATCGATCCTACCAAGATGACACTTCAGCTAGAAGACCGTTCGATTACACGACCTTACGGGGTGGTAGAAGATGTCCTAGTCAAGGTCCGCCACTTTACTTTCCCGGTGGACTTTGTGATCATGGATATCGAAGAAGACGCAGACATTCCCCTCATTTTAGGCAGACCATTCATGCTGACTGCCAACTGTGTGGTGGATATGGGGAATGGGAACTTGGAGCTGAGTATTGACAACCAGAAGATCACCTTCGACCTCTTCAAAGCAATGAAGTATCCATAG